A genomic window from Elaeis guineensis isolate ETL-2024a chromosome 3, EG11, whole genome shotgun sequence includes:
- the LOC105035949 gene encoding eukaryotic translation initiation factor NCBP has translation MDSTDKKDVESKGPPTPPAPAAAPAAAADASGVEVEERERQARELKAGLHPLKHKFVFWYTRRTPGVRTQISYEDNIKKIVEFSTVEGFWVCYCHLARPSSLPSPTDLHLFKEGIRPLWEDAANCNGGKWIIRFKKAVSGRFWEDLVLALVGDQLDYGDDVCGAVLSIRFNEDILSVWNRNASDHQAVMALRDSIKRHLKLPHSYLMEYKAHDASLRDNSSYRNTWLRG, from the exons ATGGACTCAACAGACAAGAAGGACGTCGAGAGCAAGGGTCCTCCCACCCCTCCTGCGCCCGCCGCCGCCCCCGCCGCCGCTGCCGATGCCTCCGGAGTCGAGGTAGAAGAACGGGAGCGCCAAGCTCGCGAGCTCAAAGCCGGCCTCCATCCCTTAAAG CACAAGTTTGTATTTTGGTATACACGTCGAACACCTGGAGTGCGGACACAGATATCATATGAGGACAACATCAAGAAGATTGTTGAATTCAGCACG GTTGAAGGATTTTGGGTTTGCTATTGTCATCTGGCACGCCCATCATCTCTACCAAGTCCAACAGATCTGCATCTTTTCAAAGAGGGTATTCGCCCTTTGTGGGAG GATGCTGCCAATTGCAATGGTGGGAAGTGGATAATACGGTTCAAAAAGGCTGTttctggtcgattctgggaagactTG GTGCTGGCATTAGTAGGCGACCAACTTGATTATGGAGATGACGTCTGTGGTGCTGTGCTAAGCATTCGCTTTAATGAGGACATCTTGAGTGTATGGAACCGAAATGCATCAGACCACCAG GCTGTGATGGCATTAAGGGACTCGATTAAGCGACACCTGAAGCTGCCGCATAGCTACCTAATGGAGTACAAGGCACATGATGCGTCTCTACGTGATAACTCCTCGTATAGGAATACTTGGTTGAGAGGATAG